Sequence from the Malaciobacter pacificus genome:
AGAATATATATTATTGATAATAAGTTTTAATATTAAAGTGTAACTTTTTGTAATAATATTGATTTATAATGTTACTAAAGAGAATAAATCTCTTTAGTAGTTACAATTAGTGATCAACAGCTCCTGCTGCACCAATTCCAGTATTTGCTCTAATATTTTGAGCTTCAAACAATTCTTTTTCATCTTTTGCTCTTTGAGAATTATCTGTTTTTGAGAAGAACCAAATTGCAATAAATGCAATAGTTACAGAGAATAGTGCAGGGTGTTTATAAGGGAATAAAGCCTCTTCATTTCCTAAAATTTGAACCCATACAATTGGTCCAATTACAACTAAAATAACCGCAGTTGCTAAACCAATAAACCCACCAATGTAAGCACCTCTTGTTGTTAATCCTCTCCAGTAAATAGATAAGAACAAGATAGGGAAGTTAGCAGATGCAGCAATAGCAAATGCAAGACCAACCATAAATGCGATGTTTTGGTTTTCAAATGCAATACCAAGTACAACACCAATTACACCAATAGTAATAACAGCAATTTTAGAAACTCTAATTTCTTGCTCTTCAGTAGCATTTGGATTAATTACACAAGCATAAATATCATGAGAAATTGCAGATGCACCAGCAAGAGTAAGACCTGCAACAACCGCTAAGATTGTAGCAAATGCAACAGCTGAGATGAATCCTAAGAATACATTTCCACCAACAATGTGAGATAAGTGAATAGCAGCCATGTTGTTTCCACCAAATAACTTACCATCAACAAAGTACGCAGCACCTGCATCTGAGTTTAAGAATACGATGGCACCTAAACCAATTACAGCAATTACTAAATAGAAGTAACCAATAAATCCAGTTGCATAAACAACAGATTTTCTAGCTTCTTTTGCATTACCAACTGTAAAGAATCTCATTAAAACGTGAGGAAGACCAGCTGTTCCTAGCATTAAAGCCATACCAAGTGAGATAGCTGAAATAGGATCAGAAATAAATCCTCCTGGTTCCATAATTGCTTGACCTTTTTCATGTGTTTCAACAGCTTTTGTAGCTAAGGCTTCAAATGAGAAACCAAAGTGACTTAGTACCATGAATCCCATAAAAGTTACACCTGAAAGTAATAATACAGCTTTAATAATTTGAACCCATGTAGTTGCTAACATACCACCAAATGTTACATAAATAATCATCATAACACCAACTAGAATTACTGCATACTCATACTCTAAACCAAATAATACTTGGATTAATTTACCAGAACCAACCATTTGTGCGATTAAATATAAAGTAACAACAGATAATGAACCAAATGCAGCTAATGTTCTAATCTCTTTTTGGCTTAATCTATAAGCTGCAATATCTGCAAATGTAAATTTACCTAAGTTTCTTAATTTTTCAGCCATTAAGAATAAAATTACAGGCCACCCAACTAGGAATCCAACTGCATAAATTAAACCGTCATAACCACTTAAGTAAACAAGTCCAGAAATACCTAAGAATGATGCTGCAGACATGTAATCCCCTGCA
This genomic interval carries:
- a CDS encoding cation acetate symporter — protein: MLRILTLISIFAVALFAAGDANFEASKRELNIPAIIMFFIFVGGTLGITYWAAKKTKSASDFYTAGGGISGFQNGMAIAGDYMSAASFLGISGLVYLSGYDGLIYAVGFLVGWPVILFLMAEKLRNLGKFTFADIAAYRLSQKEIRTLAAFGSLSVVTLYLIAQMVGSGKLIQVLFGLEYEYAVILVGVMMIIYVTFGGMLATTWVQIIKAVLLLSGVTFMGFMVLSHFGFSFEALATKAVETHEKGQAIMEPGGFISDPISAISLGMALMLGTAGLPHVLMRFFTVGNAKEARKSVVYATGFIGYFYLVIAVIGLGAIVFLNSDAGAAYFVDGKLFGGNNMAAIHLSHIVGGNVFLGFISAVAFATILAVVAGLTLAGASAISHDIYACVINPNATEEQEIRVSKIAVITIGVIGVVLGIAFENQNIAFMVGLAFAIAASANFPILFLSIYWRGLTTRGAYIGGFIGLATAVILVVIGPIVWVQILGNEEALFPYKHPALFSVTIAFIAIWFFSKTDNSQRAKDEKELFEAQNIRANTGIGAAGAVDH